From Nitrospira sp. SG-bin1, the proteins below share one genomic window:
- a CDS encoding nitroreductase: protein MEKPAPTQRHIHELLARRWSPRAFDERLVDADTLRTLFEAARWAPSSNNEQPWRFVMASKDHEADWNRLFDCLAEGNRRWAFRAPVLVLSIASMQFEDDGTPNRHAFHDTGLATENLVLQAAAQGLVAHQMAGFDVEKARVDLKIPSGYEPVAMIAIGYPGDPAVLPERLRERELRPRTRRAIGEWTFFGQWGTPIP, encoded by the coding sequence GTGGAAAAACCGGCGCCGACACAACGTCACATCCATGAGTTGCTCGCTCGTCGTTGGAGTCCCCGCGCGTTCGATGAGCGGCTCGTCGATGCTGATACGCTGCGGACGCTGTTCGAGGCGGCCCGCTGGGCGCCCTCCTCGAATAATGAACAGCCGTGGCGATTTGTCATGGCGAGTAAGGATCATGAGGCGGATTGGAATCGGCTGTTCGATTGTCTCGCCGAGGGAAACAGGCGGTGGGCCTTCCGTGCACCGGTGCTGGTGCTGTCCATTGCCAGCATGCAGTTCGAGGATGATGGGACGCCGAACCGCCATGCCTTTCACGACACGGGACTGGCGACGGAGAATCTGGTATTACAGGCGGCGGCTCAAGGGTTGGTTGCCCATCAAATGGCGGGCTTTGACGTGGAGAAGGCGCGGGTCGATCTTAAGATTCCTTCGGGCTACGAGCCTGTCGCGATGATCGCCATCGGTTATCCGGGTGATCCAGCCGTGCTTCCAGAGCGACTGAGAGAACGTGAATTACGGCCTCGAACCCGCCGAGCGATTGGAGAGTGGACATTTTTCGGACAATGGGGTACGCCGATTCCCTAG
- a CDS encoding efflux transporter periplasmic adaptor subunit — translation MNRRHWIGTVLLLTLVLSIGLGLVAWKYESIQDSVAASASQPEPMESITVAVAREMDHRPTTTSIGTVLALRSVTLKNELAGTVREVRLTPGQIVEPGTLLVALDVSVEEAELKAQEAQAALAKTVLNRRQNLSQELATTQEEVDRARADLDIAHAQMARTRAIIAKKTIRAPFRARVGIADVHPGQYLNEGTLITTLQGVADAVHVDFTVAQQIAVGLRDGETVDVFPAGDPVPIQAKIVALDARVDPTTRNAGVRARIEGTRNPSPGASVRVRVPVGFSRKAVAIPVSALRKGPNGDQVFVIAPDQDHKARAHARQVESSAMVGDQIVIHAGLEAGETVAASGSFKLREGVLVAIASDPSQQQARTETVSQD, via the coding sequence ATGAATCGTCGTCATTGGATCGGAACAGTTCTGCTTCTTACATTGGTCCTGTCGATCGGCCTTGGGCTGGTCGCGTGGAAATACGAATCCATTCAAGACTCCGTCGCCGCTTCGGCGAGCCAGCCCGAGCCGATGGAGTCCATCACCGTCGCCGTCGCGCGTGAGATGGATCATCGCCCGACCACCACATCGATCGGCACGGTCCTGGCGTTACGTTCGGTCACGTTGAAAAACGAACTCGCGGGGACGGTCCGTGAAGTCCGGCTCACGCCGGGACAGATCGTGGAACCCGGCACTCTGCTCGTGGCACTCGATGTCTCCGTCGAGGAGGCCGAGCTGAAAGCACAAGAGGCCCAAGCGGCTTTGGCCAAAACGGTGCTCAATCGCCGGCAGAATCTCAGTCAAGAATTGGCCACGACGCAAGAAGAAGTGGACCGCGCTCGGGCGGACCTGGATATCGCCCACGCTCAGATGGCTCGTACCAGAGCAATCATCGCCAAGAAAACGATCCGTGCACCGTTCCGCGCCAGGGTCGGCATCGCCGACGTTCACCCCGGTCAATATTTGAACGAAGGAACCTTGATCACCACGCTGCAGGGCGTTGCCGACGCGGTTCATGTCGATTTCACGGTGGCGCAGCAGATCGCAGTCGGATTGCGGGATGGTGAGACGGTCGACGTGTTTCCAGCCGGCGATCCGGTTCCCATCCAAGCCAAGATCGTTGCATTGGACGCACGAGTGGACCCGACGACGCGGAACGCCGGGGTGCGGGCACGGATCGAGGGCACCCGGAATCCGTCTCCCGGCGCATCGGTCCGAGTGCGAGTTCCAGTCGGCTTCTCGCGCAAGGCCGTGGCCATCCCGGTCAGCGCATTGCGCAAGGGGCCCAATGGCGATCAGGTATTCGTGATCGCCCCGGACCAGGATCACAAGGCTCGAGCGCACGCACGGCAAGTGGAAAGCAGCGCCATGGTCGGCGATCAGATCGTGATTCACGCCGGACTCGAGGCCGGGGAGACCGTCGCCGCATCCGGCTCGTTCAAGTTACGCGAAGGTGTGTTGGTCGCGATTGCATCCGACCCCTCACAGCAGCAGGCACGTACAGAAACCGTCAGCCAAGACTGA
- a CDS encoding acriflavine resistance protein B, translating to MQKRSFTDIFIKHPVLAVVVNLVIVLAGARALTTLPVQQYPQIESTSVLITTIYYGASAETVRGFLSTPIERVVSAIAGVDYVESTSRAGVSTVTVHLKLNHNSTAALAEVTARLQQVRSELPPEAEPPVIEVQRADRPYASFYISFTSTERSVPAVTDWLLRTLQPQFSTLSGVQRVTIEGGRQIAMRIWIDPDRLASFNLSPGDVQGALRRNNYLAAVGRTKGNAVQINLLANTDLRSAAEFEELIVADRGGAIVRLKDVAKVERGAEEADMVAKYNQLEGVYLGIWPVPGANEIEVASRLRDEMERIRPTLPRDIDMKLVWDGTMFMRNALAEITKTLSETILIVAVVVFLFMGSVRTALVPLVAMPVSLIGAAIFMFAFGFSLNLLTLLAIVLSVGLVVDDAIVVVENVERHVRLGKSRIDAALAGARELVGPIIAMTITLATVYTPIGFQGGLTGSLFLEFAITLAVAVVLSGVVAITLSPVMSSRFVHPQGHEGRLTAFVNRRFDEVRHVYTWLLDHALQMRWGIVAASLLIMLAAWPLFLFSRQELAPVEDQSHISLFFEASPDSTVAATNRNHIQVVKAITSFPETEFTWGLTTAWGGFGGLVAKDWHGRARSTEQMYGEVYGAVSQVPGLRVFPRLDPPLPTSGQYDVELVLESDLPAEQLLDTVRAVLGAGWQSGKFLYVDTDLKIDLPEARVILDRERLADLGFDLAGVGRELGTMLGGAYVNRFNYFDRSYKVIPQLGDKDRATVDPLLDLKIKTPGGQLVPVSTFTHIETNTAPRTLNRFQQRNAVRIFGGVKPGVTKEEGLRVLETAAAAGGSRIVLDYAGESRQLRQESAALTVTLGFAIVLIYLVLAAQFKSFRDPLIVLLGSVPLAISGALVFSFLDITTINIYSQVGLITLVGLIAKNGILIVEFANQLQVRGFSKAMALREAAITRLRPVLMTSAATVFGHLPLVLVSGPGAAARNSIGMVLVTGMTVGTLFTLFVVPVFYSLIAAQHQPTLEAEEIALDPADEEWLAAGARN from the coding sequence ATGCAGAAGCGCTCATTCACCGACATCTTCATCAAACACCCGGTATTGGCGGTCGTCGTCAATCTCGTGATCGTGTTGGCCGGCGCGCGGGCGCTGACGACCCTCCCCGTGCAGCAGTATCCGCAGATCGAGAGCACGTCGGTGCTCATCACGACCATCTACTACGGCGCCAGCGCGGAAACGGTTCGCGGCTTCCTCAGCACGCCGATCGAGCGGGTCGTCTCCGCGATCGCCGGCGTCGATTACGTGGAATCGACCAGCCGAGCCGGCGTCAGCACGGTCACAGTGCACTTGAAACTCAACCATAACAGCACCGCGGCCTTGGCCGAGGTTACGGCCCGGCTCCAACAGGTCCGGTCGGAATTGCCGCCGGAAGCCGAGCCGCCGGTGATCGAAGTGCAACGAGCGGATCGGCCTTACGCCTCGTTCTACATCAGCTTCACCTCCACGGAACGCAGCGTGCCGGCCGTCACGGATTGGCTCCTGCGTACGTTGCAACCGCAATTTTCGACATTGTCCGGGGTCCAACGAGTCACGATCGAAGGGGGGCGACAAATCGCCATGCGCATCTGGATCGACCCCGACCGTCTGGCGTCCTTCAATCTTTCGCCCGGCGATGTTCAAGGCGCGCTCCGGCGGAACAATTACTTGGCCGCCGTCGGCCGCACGAAGGGCAACGCCGTGCAGATCAACCTCCTCGCCAATACCGACTTACGCTCGGCCGCGGAATTCGAGGAGCTCATCGTCGCCGACCGAGGCGGCGCCATCGTCCGCCTGAAGGACGTTGCGAAGGTGGAGCGGGGGGCAGAAGAAGCCGACATGGTCGCGAAGTACAACCAGTTGGAGGGCGTCTATCTCGGCATCTGGCCGGTGCCGGGGGCGAATGAGATCGAGGTGGCGAGCCGGCTACGCGACGAGATGGAACGCATTCGTCCCACCCTGCCGAGGGACATCGACATGAAGCTCGTCTGGGACGGCACCATGTTCATGCGGAACGCGCTGGCGGAGATCACCAAGACCTTGTCGGAGACGATTCTGATCGTGGCGGTGGTGGTGTTTCTCTTCATGGGTTCGGTGCGCACGGCGCTTGTGCCGCTCGTCGCGATGCCGGTCTCGTTGATCGGTGCGGCGATCTTCATGTTTGCGTTCGGCTTCAGCCTCAATCTGCTGACGTTGCTCGCGATCGTCCTTTCGGTCGGCCTGGTCGTGGACGACGCCATCGTCGTGGTCGAGAACGTCGAACGGCATGTGCGTCTGGGTAAGTCCCGGATCGACGCAGCGTTGGCCGGTGCGCGCGAGCTCGTCGGTCCGATCATCGCGATGACGATCACGCTCGCGACCGTGTATACCCCGATCGGTTTCCAGGGTGGCTTGACCGGCTCGCTATTCTTGGAGTTTGCCATTACGCTCGCCGTGGCCGTGGTGCTGTCCGGCGTGGTCGCCATCACGCTCTCGCCGGTCATGAGCTCCCGATTTGTACATCCGCAGGGCCACGAAGGTCGGCTAACCGCCTTTGTCAACCGCCGGTTCGACGAGGTGCGCCATGTTTACACTTGGCTGCTCGACCATGCGCTGCAGATGCGCTGGGGTATCGTCGCGGCGTCGCTCTTGATCATGCTGGCGGCCTGGCCGCTCTTCCTCTTCTCGCGACAGGAGCTGGCTCCCGTGGAAGATCAGAGCCACATCAGTCTGTTCTTCGAGGCCTCGCCGGACTCCACGGTCGCGGCCACTAACCGCAATCACATACAAGTTGTGAAGGCGATCACGTCGTTTCCCGAAACGGAATTTACCTGGGGCCTCACGACGGCCTGGGGTGGATTCGGCGGCTTGGTCGCAAAGGATTGGCATGGACGAGCACGCTCGACCGAGCAGATGTACGGGGAGGTGTATGGTGCCGTGTCGCAGGTACCTGGCTTGCGTGTGTTCCCGCGTCTGGACCCACCCTTGCCGACCTCGGGCCAATACGACGTCGAGCTGGTGTTGGAGAGCGACCTCCCGGCCGAACAGTTGCTCGACACGGTCCGGGCCGTACTCGGTGCCGGCTGGCAGAGCGGCAAGTTCTTGTATGTGGATACCGATCTGAAAATCGACCTGCCTGAAGCACGCGTCATCCTCGATCGGGAGCGATTAGCCGACTTAGGATTTGATCTGGCCGGAGTCGGCCGGGAGCTCGGCACGATGCTCGGCGGGGCCTATGTCAACCGGTTCAACTACTTCGACCGCAGTTACAAGGTCATCCCGCAGCTTGGCGACAAGGATCGTGCGACGGTCGATCCGCTGCTCGACTTGAAGATCAAAACCCCCGGCGGTCAACTCGTGCCCGTCTCCACCTTCACCCACATCGAGACGAACACCGCCCCACGCACGTTGAACCGCTTCCAGCAGCGCAACGCGGTCCGCATCTTCGGCGGCGTGAAACCCGGTGTGACGAAGGAAGAAGGGTTGCGCGTGCTCGAAACAGCGGCGGCGGCAGGTGGATCCCGCATCGTGCTCGACTATGCGGGCGAATCGCGGCAGCTTCGCCAAGAGAGCGCAGCGCTCACGGTGACGCTCGGGTTTGCGATCGTGTTGATCTATCTGGTGCTGGCCGCGCAATTCAAGAGCTTCCGCGATCCGTTGATCGTCCTACTGGGATCCGTGCCGCTCGCCATCTCCGGCGCACTGGTCTTCAGCTTCCTGGATATCACCACGATCAACATCTATTCGCAGGTGGGGCTGATCACCCTCGTCGGGTTGATCGCCAAGAACGGCATTCTCATCGTGGAGTTTGCCAACCAACTTCAAGTACGCGGGTTCTCAAAAGCGATGGCACTGCGCGAAGCGGCGATCACGAGGCTGCGGCCCGTCCTGATGACGTCGGCAGCCACCGTGTTCGGGCACCTCCCTCTGGTGCTCGTCTCCGGACCAGGTGCCGCGGCCCGCAACAGTATCGGCATGGTGTTGGTCACGGGGATGACCGTAGGCACGTTGTTCACCCTATTCGTCGTCCCGGTGTTCTATTCGCTGATTGCCGCGCAACATCAGCCGACCCTGGAGGCTGAAGAGATCGCACTCGATCCCGCAGATGAGGAGTGGCTCGCGGCGGGAGCACGGAACTGA
- a CDS encoding cell filamentation protein Fic — protein MNRGLIGRYETSQIGEEHVRAYIPKPLPPVPSLDLTGARQVLLEQALLALGRLDSVSTLLPDPHLFLYSYVRKEALLSSQIEGTQSSLSDLLLFELEEAPGVPQDEVTDVSNYVAALEYGLERLREGFPLSNRLIREVHAQLLSRGRGNEKLPGEFRRSQNWIGGTRPGNAHFVPPPHLVVEYCMGQLEQFLHDEAIPLPMLIKAALAHVQFETIHPFLDGNGRVGRLLITILLCRGGVLMQPLLYLSLYFKQNRSTYYRLLDQVRLDGNWEAWIDFFLEGVRTTAQGAVTTAQRVVELFNADAAKIQTGGRAAGSALRVHAALRERPIVSLSNICRRTGLSFPAATNGMALLQKLGTVRELTGRHRNRLFAYDRYIQILSEGTEPL, from the coding sequence ATGAACCGTGGCTTGATTGGCCGATACGAGACTTCTCAAATTGGAGAAGAGCACGTACGCGCCTATATCCCGAAACCACTCCCTCCCGTACCATCTCTTGATCTCACAGGCGCGCGTCAGGTTCTACTCGAGCAAGCTCTGTTAGCCTTGGGACGTCTGGACAGCGTTTCCACATTACTGCCTGATCCACATCTCTTTCTCTACTCGTATGTTCGGAAAGAAGCTCTGTTGTCCTCCCAGATCGAAGGAACTCAATCATCCTTATCTGACTTGCTTCTATTTGAACTGGAGGAAGCTCCGGGGGTGCCACAAGACGAAGTGACAGACGTCTCTAACTATGTTGCGGCATTGGAATATGGGCTTGAGCGATTGCGCGAAGGGTTCCCTCTGTCGAACCGTCTGATCCGAGAGGTTCATGCGCAACTTCTGTCACGTGGCCGGGGAAATGAAAAACTGCCTGGAGAGTTCCGCCGATCACAGAACTGGATTGGGGGCACTCGACCTGGAAATGCCCACTTTGTCCCACCACCACACTTGGTTGTCGAATATTGTATGGGACAGCTGGAGCAGTTTCTTCATGATGAAGCCATCCCTTTACCTATGCTTATCAAGGCTGCTCTTGCGCATGTTCAGTTTGAAACGATTCATCCTTTTCTGGACGGCAACGGGCGTGTCGGGCGACTTCTCATTACCATTCTCCTGTGCCGTGGTGGTGTACTGATGCAGCCTCTTCTCTACCTCAGCCTCTATTTCAAGCAAAACCGGTCCACCTATTATCGATTACTTGATCAAGTACGTCTGGACGGAAATTGGGAAGCATGGATCGACTTCTTTCTAGAGGGTGTACGGACAACCGCCCAAGGAGCTGTCACAACAGCACAGCGTGTTGTGGAATTATTTAATGCCGATGCAGCGAAGATTCAGACAGGTGGACGGGCTGCTGGTTCGGCACTTCGTGTCCACGCAGCCCTTCGTGAGCGCCCGATTGTTTCCCTTTCGAACATCTGCCGACGCACAGGTCTTTCCTTCCCAGCGGCGACAAACGGCATGGCTTTGCTTCAAAAACTGGGGACAGTTCGAGAACTCACTGGTCGGCACCGAAATAGGCTGTTTGCCTATGATCGTTATATTCAGATTCTCAGTGAGGGCACAGAACCATTGTAG
- a CDS encoding DNA-3-methyladenine glycosylase, translated as MPPSGSDQATAHLAAVDPVMRRLIEEVGPFALSPKVRRSPFESLARAIAYQQLHDRAAESILRRFIALFPGRRFPRPDELLTMNMRSIRNAGFSGPKIMALRDLAAKTLDGTVPTGRVISGLDDEAIITRLTEVRGIGRWTVEMLLIFQLGRPDVLPVDDFGVRNGFRIAYRRRTIPTPKQVLRYGQRWRPYRTVASWYLWRAADRKKQAMKVL; from the coding sequence ATGCCGCCATCGGGTAGTGATCAGGCTACCGCTCATCTGGCCGCAGTTGATCCGGTCATGCGTCGGTTGATTGAGGAAGTCGGCCCCTTCGCGTTGAGCCCCAAAGTTCGCCGCTCGCCGTTCGAATCGCTGGCCCGAGCGATTGCCTACCAACAACTCCATGACAGGGCTGCGGAGAGCATACTGAGGCGGTTTATCGCGCTGTTCCCTGGACGCAGGTTCCCACGGCCCGACGAACTTTTAACCATGAATATGCGATCGATCAGGAACGCCGGCTTCTCGGGACCAAAAATCATGGCGCTCCGGGATTTGGCTGCCAAAACGCTCGACGGCACGGTGCCCACCGGCCGCGTCATCAGCGGATTGGATGATGAGGCGATCATTACACGACTTACCGAAGTGCGAGGCATCGGGCGCTGGACGGTGGAGATGCTGCTGATCTTTCAATTGGGCCGACCGGATGTGCTGCCGGTCGATGACTTCGGCGTGCGGAATGGATTCCGGATTGCCTACCGCCGTCGCACCATACCCACGCCGAAGCAAGTGTTACGATATGGACAACGGTGGCGCCCCTATCGAACCGTCGCGTCCTGGTATCTGTGGCGGGCGGCCGATCGGAAAAAACAAGCGATGAAGGTGCTGTAA
- a CDS encoding DNA-binding protein has translation MILPDVNVLVYAHRQDSTRHSDYRDWLKGILTSDAAFGVSDLVLRGFLRIVTHPRVFGDPTPLPLAMQFAASLRNHPNAVTVAPGERHWDIFQRLCQEVSAKGNLVADAFLAALAIEAGAEWITTDRDYARFPGLRWSHPFN, from the coding sequence TTGATCCTGCCGGACGTTAATGTGCTGGTCTATGCGCACCGACAAGACTCAACCCGTCATTCGGATTATCGGGATTGGCTGAAGGGGATTCTGACATCGGATGCGGCATTCGGAGTTTCCGATCTGGTGCTCAGGGGATTCCTACGAATAGTGACCCATCCCCGCGTCTTTGGCGATCCCACTCCATTGCCGCTTGCCATGCAATTTGCCGCATCGCTTCGCAACCATCCGAACGCCGTGACTGTCGCGCCAGGCGAACGGCATTGGGATATCTTTCAACGGTTGTGCCAAGAAGTAAGCGCGAAAGGGAATCTCGTTGCGGATGCTTTTCTTGCTGCTCTGGCCATCGAAGCAGGCGCCGAATGGATTACAACTGATCGCGACTATGCCCGCTTTCCTGGTCTACGGTGGAGTCATCCTTTCAACTGA
- a CDS encoding 3-ketoacyl-ACP reductase, with protein sequence MKSLSGKVAIVTGASNGIGRAIAERLADDGAIVVVNYAKSLEKAQQVVAGIQGKGGKALAVQADMSMVADARRIVIDTVKQFNRLDILVNNAGKFMPKPLEETTESDFDGVIALNAKGPYFAMQEAARVLKDGGRIVNISTGGTHLHFPGATAYLGSKAALEQYTKGLAQELASKGVTVNTVSPGFTETGMMTEEYRQIGVQLSPLKRLGVPKDIADVVAFVVSEEARWLTGQTIQVGGGIVM encoded by the coding sequence ATGAAATCGTTGAGCGGGAAAGTGGCGATTGTGACCGGAGCTTCAAACGGAATCGGTCGAGCGATTGCGGAACGATTGGCGGATGATGGCGCGATCGTTGTGGTGAACTATGCGAAGAGTTTGGAAAAAGCTCAGCAGGTCGTCGCGGGTATCCAAGGGAAAGGAGGCAAGGCGCTGGCGGTGCAAGCCGACATGAGCATGGTCGCCGACGCGCGTCGGATCGTGATCGACACGGTGAAACAATTCAATCGGCTGGATATTCTCGTGAACAACGCGGGCAAATTCATGCCGAAGCCGCTAGAGGAGACGACGGAATCCGACTTTGACGGCGTCATTGCGCTGAACGCGAAAGGACCGTACTTTGCCATGCAGGAAGCCGCGCGAGTGCTGAAGGACGGAGGACGAATCGTGAACATCTCTACCGGCGGAACACACCTGCACTTTCCCGGGGCCACAGCCTATCTGGGGAGTAAAGCGGCGTTGGAACAGTACACCAAGGGATTGGCGCAAGAGCTGGCTTCCAAGGGAGTGACCGTGAATACGGTCTCTCCTGGTTTCACCGAAACCGGGATGATGACCGAAGAGTATCGTCAGATCGGAGTTCAGCTCTCTCCTCTGAAGCGTCTTGGTGTTCCGAAAGATATCGCCGATGTGGTCGCATTCGTCGTGAGCGAGGAAGCTCGCTGGCTGACAGGACAGACGATTCAGGTCGGCGGCGGAATCGTCATGTAG
- a CDS encoding transporter, with translation MRNEMNGIFTRILSLSIGSFLLAACAVGPDYARPPTDTEDRFRMAEGPADLPSLANLPWWELLQDEQLQQLIRTALEHNWDLQRAVATIDEFRARALIAQTDFLPQLTAAANAPAGRSAVFLFPGFASPFNYYLLGNLSWEVDLWGRVRRTNEAARAELVAREENRRAVTIQLVSAVAEAYFNLLQFDLQLDIAERTLQSWDESVRIAQARLRQGMTSKLDADQFEAERANAAARTAELHRQMGQAENHLSILLGRQPFAVARGRSLDRQILAPAVPAGLPSELLQRRPDILVAERQLAAVTARIGAAKADRFPRITLTGLAGLAHPELSLIFTEASSFGVFGAGLAAPLFNAQILGFQQEAIEAQSKEALAQYQQSVLTAFREVEDALIAVRTARVQSEAQQQQVVALQSALKLAELRYRGGLANYLDVLVARRNLFEAELAWTSTRRFLLASIVQLYKALGGGWTPDAPSTEASTKG, from the coding sequence ATGAGGAATGAAATGAACGGAATCTTTACGCGCATACTGAGTCTCTCCATTGGATCCTTCCTTTTGGCCGCCTGTGCGGTGGGGCCGGACTATGCCCGGCCGCCGACAGACACCGAGGATCGATTCCGGATGGCGGAGGGGCCGGCCGATCTGCCCTCGCTGGCGAACCTGCCCTGGTGGGAGCTCTTGCAGGATGAGCAGCTGCAGCAGCTCATTCGGACGGCGCTCGAGCACAATTGGGATCTCCAGCGCGCCGTCGCGACCATCGATGAGTTTCGGGCGCGGGCCTTGATCGCGCAGACCGACTTTTTACCGCAGCTCACGGCGGCCGCGAACGCGCCGGCCGGGCGCAGCGCCGTGTTCTTGTTTCCCGGGTTCGCCAGTCCGTTCAACTATTACCTGCTGGGCAACCTCTCGTGGGAAGTCGATCTGTGGGGGCGCGTCCGGCGCACCAATGAAGCGGCGCGCGCCGAGCTGGTGGCTCGAGAAGAGAACCGCCGGGCCGTGACGATTCAACTGGTCAGCGCCGTGGCCGAAGCCTACTTCAATCTGCTGCAGTTCGATCTCCAGCTCGACATCGCGGAGCGGACCTTACAATCCTGGGACGAGTCGGTGCGGATCGCACAAGCGCGGTTGCGGCAAGGCATGACCTCGAAACTGGACGCGGACCAGTTTGAAGCGGAGCGCGCGAATGCGGCGGCCCGTACGGCGGAACTCCATCGGCAGATGGGACAAGCCGAGAATCATTTGAGCATCTTGTTGGGGCGCCAGCCCTTTGCCGTCGCGCGCGGGCGGTCCCTGGACCGGCAAATCCTGGCCCCGGCCGTGCCGGCCGGGCTGCCCTCCGAGCTGTTGCAGCGTCGGCCTGACATCTTGGTGGCCGAACGCCAGTTGGCAGCCGTCACCGCCCGGATCGGGGCGGCCAAGGCCGACCGCTTCCCCCGGATCACCTTGACCGGGTTGGCGGGCCTGGCCCATCCCGAACTGTCCTTAATCTTCACCGAGGCCTCCTCCTTCGGGGTGTTCGGCGCGGGACTCGCTGCGCCGCTGTTCAACGCACAAATCCTGGGGTTCCAGCAAGAAGCCATCGAAGCCCAAAGCAAAGAGGCATTGGCTCAATACCAGCAATCGGTGCTGACGGCGTTTCGGGAGGTCGAGGACGCGCTGATCGCCGTGCGAACGGCCCGGGTCCAAAGCGAGGCCCAACAGCAACAGGTCGTGGCGCTGCAATCGGCGTTGAAACTGGCCGAACTGCGCTACCGCGGCGGGCTGGCCAACTATCTCGACGTGCTCGTGGCGCGCCGCAATCTGTTCGAGGCGGAACTTGCCTGGACCAGCACGCGTCGGTTCCTGCTCGCCTCCATCGTCCAGCTCTACAAGGCCCTCGGCGGCGGCTGGACTCCGGATGCACCATCCACTGAGGCGAGTACGAAAGGGTAG
- a CDS encoding alcohol dehydrogenase produces MSQMTAVQIPSPRAPFEVVKREIPSPGANEVRIKVQACGICHSDVIVKEGMWPGLQYPRVTGHEVAGVIDEIGTGVKAWRKGQQVGVGWHGGHCFQCDPCRRGDFMGCHNFQVTGVSEDGGYAQYMIANNEAVAAIPDTLSPVEAAPLLCAGVTTFNSLRHSPAIAGDVVAVQGIGGLGHLGIQFAHKMGFHTVAIGRGKDKASLARKLGAVRYLDTDSDNVAKELMSLGGASVILATVPDGKAMSPLIDGLGVGGQLLVVGASTDPISATPIQLLLSRRSIQGWPSGTARDSQDTLNFCALTGIRAMVETLPLEQAAAGYERMLSGKARFRVVLTMS; encoded by the coding sequence ATGTCGCAGATGACGGCGGTTCAGATTCCCTCACCGCGCGCGCCATTCGAAGTGGTCAAGCGAGAAATCCCATCACCTGGAGCCAACGAGGTCCGCATTAAAGTGCAGGCCTGCGGGATCTGTCATAGCGACGTGATCGTCAAAGAGGGGATGTGGCCGGGACTGCAATACCCCCGAGTGACGGGACACGAAGTCGCCGGCGTGATCGACGAAATCGGTACGGGCGTAAAAGCCTGGAGGAAGGGCCAGCAGGTCGGTGTAGGCTGGCATGGCGGACATTGTTTTCAGTGCGATCCTTGTCGGCGAGGCGATTTCATGGGTTGCCACAATTTCCAAGTGACTGGCGTCAGTGAGGACGGCGGATATGCCCAATACATGATTGCCAACAACGAAGCTGTGGCGGCGATTCCGGATACTCTCTCGCCGGTAGAAGCGGCCCCTCTCTTGTGTGCGGGCGTCACGACCTTCAATAGCCTGAGGCATAGCCCGGCAATCGCGGGAGATGTGGTGGCTGTCCAGGGCATCGGCGGGCTCGGTCATCTTGGCATTCAATTTGCCCACAAGATGGGATTCCACACGGTAGCCATTGGTCGAGGCAAAGACAAGGCGTCCCTCGCCCGGAAGCTCGGCGCCGTCCGCTACCTCGACACAGATTCCGACAACGTTGCGAAGGAACTCATGAGTCTTGGAGGCGCCTCGGTGATTCTCGCCACCGTTCCGGACGGGAAGGCCATGTCCCCGCTCATCGACGGGCTTGGGGTCGGTGGGCAATTGCTCGTGGTCGGGGCTTCGACCGATCCCATCAGCGCGACACCCATTCAACTTCTCCTGAGTCGCCGGTCCATCCAAGGATGGCCATCAGGGACCGCACGAGATTCTCAGGACACGCTGAACTTTTGCGCGCTCACAGGGATTCGAGCCATGGTGGAGACGCTTCCGCTCGAGCAGGCTGCTGCCGGCTATGAGCGTATGCTGAGCGGCAAAGCGCGGTTTCGCGTGGTGCTGACAATGAGCTAA